The genomic region TGCCAATATCAATATGAGGTGTTGTTAGTTGCCCTGTTTTATGGGCAATtgcatatatacatataaaacttTCACAATATCATATTCATACGTATCCAATCAAACAGATTGATATTAAATATACCAACTTAAAATACTAAATTTTATACTTACTCATTTTATCATACACAATTTCTAAAAAACCATTACACTTCTCCATCTCAGAATCTTTCAAATTCTCATAACCTAAATCCTTACATAAGATAATGCTTGTAGAATGTGAAAATGAGTATATTTAATATTGTGAAATTTTGTGGGACAAACACGATATGATTCAAATTTTGAGGGATATTTATCATTCAACAAAATAATTCTATGGTTATGATAAATAATGAGATGTGATTCTATGGATACTACTTAGACAACACGACCCGTAATGTCCATATGTTTTGTCCAGTTACGCAACTCTGATGTATATTGTTAGTAGTTGTGCCCGATGCCCCATGTATTTAAGTTTCATTAATCCGCTTGTGCAAAGGAGGTGATTTTACACAACCATGAAATAGGGCATCCAAGTAAAATCGGATCTGAGCATGATCAGTGGCGGATCAAAGAATTTTTTTTCTAGTGGGTTTCTTTTGGTAGATGTTACAATTTCATATGACCAAACATAAATGTTCTCACTAATAACTGCAAACCGGATGGGTTCCTTGGAGTCAAGTCTTTATATACTGGAACCGCCCCTGAGCATGGTTCATATTTGTTCAGTTTGGTTCGGTTATTGTCTTAAACTAAACACTTCGGCTATCATAATACCATAACCGATCATGTTGATCAAATTAGTTATCGATTTTCGAAGGGtgcttagttttttttttggtttagcCAGAAATTTCAGGTTATGAATATATTAAGTTTTATTCTAAAATTAGTCTTTTAGATTGATAAAAAGACATCAAGATCATGTAAGTTGGTAGTTGACAATCATTAAATTGGTGTGTATGTGCTTGTCAACAACAAAGAATATCGTTTGGGGGCAGTAGTGCACTCACAATTAAATGCATTATTGTTAGTcaaatataagttattttattGTAATGTAATTGTTCATGAATGTTCATGAATATATTATATAATTTGCTTTCTAATTCAAGTCTACACAAAGTCTCCCTTTGGAATATGATACCCAACCCTACTTGTGCAATGGCGTGTGCTTTTCTTTCCTTTCTTTATTCATCCCTAACTTTAATCTAATTATATTACATACCATAAAGTATTATAGTCATTGTTATATATAAATTAATCACACACCTTTATTCTACAAATATAACATTTCTCTTATTATATTCACtctatataaaaaaaaagatGTGGTTCTGTATCTCACGACAATGTCATTATCATTAACCACGTCTATGGATATCATAGCTCTTTAAAATCATTATCCATCTTATTATTTTATATGTCTTTATATTTATACTAAACACATGCAAATGGTTAAGTGTAAAATATCATCTCTGATTGAAATGTAGAGCAGCTGTGTTGTCATACAAAGACTATAATATTAACAATTTGTGCAAATCTCATATCGCTTAGAAGAGATGTTGAAAAAGAAATCGGATAAATCTGAAACGGGTAATGATTTTAGGCGGAATAACAAAAATTACGGTTGATTAGAATTATGCAATGTAACCcataagatttttatttattatgtaTATAATAAGAGATATAGATTATATAAGGATTTAACATATATATTCTTATACCTTAGGAATTAATTAAAAATTAATATTTGAATTAAAATTAGTGGAACATATAAATGTCAGAGCACTTCTAGTACGACATTTTCttgtaattatttattataataagagttattattattattattgttattattattatacttcTGAGATTTTATTAAAGATAAAAGAGTAAAGTGTCAAAATAGTCTTTAagttttaatcatttttaacactttagttcaaaaataacactttagtttaaaaataaaatcttttgaatctgggacactatggtttcaattttgttgtcattttcatccaaaagcaaaaatctggtcagatttttcagttaacatccagttttttgtCTTTTTCGTCCCTTTTAATGATGGGTAAAATAGTcagattttttaaattttttataatAAGACATTAAAAGACCGTTTTGCTCTTCATTAAAAgtgaggaaaaagacaaaaaaactggatgttaactaaaaaatctgacctgattttgattttggatgaaaatagcaacaaaattgaaaccactgggacccagatttaaaagatttgagttttgaactaaagttaAAAAAGTGACCAAACTTTAGAGACCATCTTAGCAGTTTActcaaaataaaaatatcattgtttgtttttttgtttttgtataaaaagttaaaatcattctttgttttttgttttttattttttgttttttataaaaaattaaaatcaaaatttcaGTTAATTCAGTTTACGCGTTTTGTGGGATCTTACTCATCACGCAAGAATTAATTATACCAAAACTGAAAAGTAAAAGcaataaataaagaaataaagaaaaaaataataataataaagatatCAAAAACCGCGTGAAAGGTGAACACACTTCTCATCATCTTCTATTCATccacaaacacacaaacacaaacCTGTTTCATTGCaccttcctcttcttcttcttcactagTTCACTCCATTCACATGGCTATATTAACCactctttttcttgtttttcttttcatAATTGGCCTTATTTCCACTCTTTATCATATACCCACAAAAAAAATTGCCACTTTATTTGGATTCCAATCTCCAAGCAATCAAGATTCACTCAAGAACCAAACCATAGAaaaacacaacaacaacaacaacaacaacaacaacaacaacaacaacaacgacaacgacaacgaCGACGACAAGATGGTGATGAACAAGAGGAGGAATCAATATTCGGATTCAAGCGAAAGAAAAGCCGAACTAAAGAGTGTTTTCGCCACTTTTGACAAGAACAAAGATGGGTTCATCACAAAACAAGAGTTATCTGACTCACTAAAGAACATTGGGGTGTCAACAAGTAATAAAGACTTGTTGGAAATGGTTCAAAGGGTGGATGTTAACGGCGATGGATTGATCGATTTCGACGAGTTTTGTGAGCTTTTTGAGTCCATGAtgagtgaagaagatgaagatggaaACAAGGGGGGTAGTGGTGATGGAAGTTTTGATCATGGAGATGGTGATTTGAAAGATGCTTTTGATGTGTTTGATGGGGATAAAAATGGGCTTATAAGTGTTGAAGAGTTGGGATTGGTTTTGGATTCATTGGGGTTTAAGGAAGGTAAGAAGTTGGAGGATTGTAAGAAGATGATTAGCAAAGTCGATACCGATGGTGATGGTATGATCAATTTTCAAGAAttcaagaagatgatgaagaatggTGTTAATCTTATTCCGGTCTCTTGATTCGTGTTATGTCTAGCAAAAGAGGAAAAATCTTTGGGTTTTTTCGCGCTTATGGCAACACGCGTTGTATCGCGATAACAAACACTTAAGATTTAGGTATTTGAAGCAGGGGAATGTATATAGTGTAGTATTTGACTTGATCTTTACATGTGTTTGGTGATTAAAATGTAATGGTAATTTAGTACTAGTGTTAGTTTTTATTGTATGTAGTATTTGACTTGATCTTTGTTGTATGTAGTTGAACAAGTTAAATGGGTTTTCATTTTGTTATATGGATTTATTAGGTTGATGTTAAACGTATAACGCACCCTATTTTTAATAAGATGTGACTGATTTAGTAGGGGATATATATTTAGTAAAGCAATATTAAAGTTACGTTTAGCACAAATCATTGATTATTTTATTCTAATAAAAGTTAACTTAGTAAtcataagtttgagatttggcaACCTCAAAAAGAACATCTTTGGACTTGTACGATAACAAGCGTGGGAAACAAAATGTTTGTGGCCTATGAGCGCCATCATTCTAGTGGTTCACAACCTTTTTATCAATGGCGTTTCTAAGAATTCACAAACTCAGTTCAAGCTTGAAAAGTGTGTCATTtcgtaatgttttattattattagaaaaatcaaattagtattgaACTCAATAAAACTAATGTCAAAtgggctaaattctaaaccatgAAAAATAATTTGTCAATGGGCctatgtgtttactatttaaaaaaaataacatatatatatcggattttttttttaaatcaggtGCCCCTTGAAATCACAGGGCTTGTGCGaaagtcctccccgcacaccatcaaagccgCCACTGCTTTTTATGAACCTTCAAGACTCGTTCGAGCGGGGTTCAAACCACTCGAACTTAAATTGAAATGAGGATGCCATTCCCATTTGAAAGAATATCTTTGCTGCAAAAAATAAAATATACATGTTTGACTTTTAAGTTCCGTACAGTGGCTAGTTGTTCGTTGACTTTAACAATATGAAATAGGAAAAATTACGAAAAATGTCTGTTGACCAGATCTGTTTTCAAATTTGTCACGCTCCTGCGTCTTTGGAGCGGCGCATCATGCGCGGGATGCGTCCTTCAAGCACGGGATGTGTACTTAGAGCGAAACCCAATAAAAAATGGACACGTGACCACATTTCTGTTTTTGACTATTATGACTTTAGTTTTTGAAGCCCAGTTTTGATGAACCGTTTTGTGCAAGAACTACAAAAAATGGATGGTAGGTGGGTGGAGCCAGGGATGCGTCGGgcaagagaagagagagagagaggagggagAAAGAGATGCATTAAAAGTAGGATGCGTCTGGGGCCCACATGCAAAACGCCACGTGTTCAATTTTTATTGAGTGTTTAAAGGGTCTGCATATGGACGCATCCAAGCCAGATGAGTCCCTCCAAAGACGGATGAGGGTGACAAATTTGAAAACAGGTTTGTTCAACAgacatttttataattttccaTATGAATTAATCAGAATTATCACTTTTTCATAGTTTTATCGTTTTTAAAGTAATAAAAGTACATTTTATTTTGTGTGATCATATTATGGACTAATAGTCAATGACATTATAGCCTACTGATATTTTTGAGGTGGGATAAAGTTTAAGGATCATGAGGTTCTGGGTTCGATTTCTATGAGGAGGTTTTCGCAAacttattgggtttcctcctgaattaaTGTTTCGTGCAATGATGaaacacattacatgattgacttCTAGATAATTGTAGCTCTAATGTTGTCACACTACAGTGTTAGAGGATCGGTAAGTTTATGATACCAAGCCTCGGTATTGGACTAGGTATCACTGTGT from Helianthus annuus cultivar XRQ/B chromosome 10, HanXRQr2.0-SUNRISE, whole genome shotgun sequence harbors:
- the LOC110886734 gene encoding calmodulin-like protein 3, with protein sequence MAILTTLFLVFLFIIGLISTLYHIPTKKIATLFGFQSPSNQDSLKNQTIEKHNNNNNNNNNNNNNNDNDNDDDKMVMNKRRNQYSDSSERKAELKSVFATFDKNKDGFITKQELSDSLKNIGVSTSNKDLLEMVQRVDVNGDGLIDFDEFCELFESMMSEEDEDGNKGGSGDGSFDHGDGDLKDAFDVFDGDKNGLISVEELGLVLDSLGFKEGKKLEDCKKMISKVDTDGDGMINFQEFKKMMKNGVNLIPVS